TACTGTTCCGGCTCTTGATGCACTTATTTACGCAGAACAGCGTGAGTTGTTAAAAGATGATTTGCTTGAAACTTATATCGATAATTATATGCAGAGGGTTACAAGTATTATATACATAGAAATTTATGATAACAATGATGAAATCGTCGCAGGAAAAGATAGAAACGGACTAACATCTTTTTCGAATGATAAAACTGATGACAACTTAAAATCAAACAAATATAAAAGTATAATTTATAAATCTAATGATTATGGCTGGCTGATTGATGCATACGCTCCATTAAAAATTGCAAAAAAGAAATGGGGTGTTGTAAAAATTGGGTTTGATGCCGAACCTATCAGGGGCGAGATAAATAGTATTTTCTTCATTCTTCTTTCGTTAACAATTCTTCTCTCAATTGTAACGCTGACTGTGTTGTATTTTCTGATTGATAAAGTAACATTTAAACTGAATAGCTTAGTCAATCAAATTGATAAAATTGATTTCAAATCTATTGAAGAGATAGCACTGACAGGTAGTAAAGATGAAATTGGATTTCTTATCAATCGTTTTGATGATTTATTAAAAAGACTAAAACTTTCTAAACAACAACTAGCTACAGCACAAAAACAAGTTTTTCAATCAGAAAAATTAGCATCAATTGGAAGACTTGCGTCCGGTGTTGCCCACGAAATAAATAACCCTTTAAACGGAATTAAGAACTGTTTGTATTCTATTCAAAAAGAACCTAATAATATAGAACAAACCACAGAATATTTATCCCTTATAAATGAAGGGATGAAGTACATAGAAAATGTAGTTAAGAAACTTTTAGGATTTGCACAACAGCAAACTCAGATAACTGACTCTCTAAACATTAATGAAATGATATTTAATGTATACAAACTTCTTGAATATAAATTAAAGCAGAAACAAACTGTTGTTAATATGAATTTGATGGAAGATATTCCATCGATCAGTGCGGATAATCAGCTTATTCAGGAAGTAATTATGAATATTTTGATTAATTCTTATGATGCAACTACTGAGAAAGGCAAAATAACCGTTGTATCCGGCATGAAAGACGAGAAACACATTTTCTTTTCTATCAGTGATAATGGAATTGGTTTAGATGAAAAAGAATTGGATAAAATATTTGATCCTTTCTACACAACTAAAGATCCTGGCGAAGGAACAGGTTTAGGTCTTTGGGTTAGTCTTGGAATTGTTGAAAATCATAACGGACAAATAACAGTCAGCTCTGTACCAAACAAAGAAACAACTTTTACTGTAATCCTACCAACAGAGGTTAAGTATGAAAATAATGTTAGTTGAAGACGAGAAGATTACAAGAAAAACTTTAACTGATATTCTCAAAAAAGAAAGTTATGATGTAAGCAGTTTTGGAGATGGAACCGAAGCACTTAGTTCATTAAAGAATATCAATTATGACGTAGTTATAACTGATCTACGGTTACCCGGTACAAATGGTTTGGATATTTTAAAATTCGCAAAAGAAATAGATCCAAAAACTATTGTAATTATTATTACAGCTTATGCAACTGTTGAAACTGCAATTGAATCATTAAAACTTGGGGCTTATGATTATTTATTAAAACCTTTTTCACCCGAGCAACTTTTAAGCATTCTAAAACATATAGAACATCTAGGTAAAGTTCTTTCTGAAAATGAAAAGTTAAAAAGCAGATTAGAGCTTTTTGAAAAGAAAACTATAATCGGCTCATCAGCCAGAGTGAAAACTTTTCTTGATATGATCAAAATGATTGCGCCGCACGATTATACGGTTTTAATTCAAGGTGAAAGCGGAACAGGCAAAGAACTTTGTGCAAGAACAATCCATAATCTTTCTTTTCGAAAGGATAAAGAGTTTATTGCGATTAACTGTGCTGTGATTCCGGAGACACTCATTGAAAGTGAATTGTTTGGACACGAAAAAGGAGCATTTACAGGTGCAGTTAAACGACACATAGGTTATTTTGAAAGAGCAAATGGCAGTACTTTACTGCTTGATGATATTGACGATCTTGCATTGCCAATGCAAGTAAAACTTTTACGAGTGCTGCAAGAAAAAGAAATATCGCGTGTTGGCAGTACAGAAAATATTCCTGTTGATGTAAGAATTATTTGTGCCACAAAAATTGATTTGAAAGAACGTGTTCAGCAAAAAAAATTTCGAGATGATTTGTACTATAGATTAAATATTATTCCAATTGTGCTTCCATCTCTGCGAGAGCGAAAAGAAGATATTCCAGAGCTTCTAATTCATTTCTTAAAAAAACATGGGGCAGAAGATAAGATCCCATTTTTAGATGAGAACATTTATGAAATACTTAATAAATACGATTGGCCCGGTAATGTAAGAGAACTTGAAAATATGACTGAACGAATCATTGCGCTTTCACCAAATCAATTTTTAAATACAACTGTTCTTGATCCACTTCTAAATAATATAGGAAATCAAGAAACAGTTTCAGATTCTTTTACAAGCTATGCTGGATTTGATAAATATATTTTATCAAAAGAAAAAGAAATAATTAATTGGGCTTTAGAAAAATCCGGGAACAATGTTACCGGAGCCGCAAAGATTTTAAAAATTCCGCGCACAACACTAAGAAGTAAAATGGATAAACTCTCGATGGAATTTTTACCGGAAGGATAATAATTAGAGAGATTATTGAAGGTTAAAACTGGATCCAATTTCGATTAACATCTTCACTACAAGATTTCTCAGAAATAATTTCAACTAATTTATTTTGATCTACAATAGCCGCAGTTAATTTATTATTTCCATAAGAAGTGGTATCTATATAAAGTGAATTTGCCTTTTCATCAAATAATATATCCTTGCGATGTGTATGTCCAACAATTTGCAATTTGCCGATATTAAGCAGATCACCGCGCGTCCAGATTATGCTATTCTGATTGAACAAATCACCGTTTAAGACATCTTTAAGTTTTTCATCATCAGACAAAATATTTTTAGGTAATTTATTCTCAAGTGTTTTTGAAATTCCGGCATGTGAAATGAAACAATCATCAAGATTGTAGAAAAGCGGAAAACTTATAATCAAATCAAGATGCTCATCCATTTCGTTAAGTTTATCTTTGTAAGATTCAAGAGTGGTTTCAGCCCCATTATAGTTCCAGGATTTAGCCATTACGCTAAATGGATCACGCATGTTGGAGTAAAACATATAATCGTGATTACCAATTACGCAATAAATATTTTGAGCCTTGATAAACTCAATCACTTCAAAACTATAATTCCCCCTATCAACAAGATCGCCAACGCAGTAAATTGAGATGTTCGGATACTTAGTCTTTATTTTTTCAACTAAATTCTTTAATGTAAAATAACAACCATGTATATCTCCAATAACTGCAACCATTAAAACCTAAATGTAAAAAGTTTCTTTTGCATATTTTGTCAACTCGTCTCTAAATTTTGGATGTGCAATAGAGATTAAAGCCTTAGCACGTTCCTGAATAGTCTTTCCCCACAAATCAACTGCTCCATATTCAGTAACTACATAATCAACATCACCTCTTGATGTTACAACTCCAGCCCCAGGTTTTAATGTTGGTACTATGCGAGATATAGTGTCATTTTTTGTGGTTGCTGGTAATGCAATAATCGGTTTACCACCTTCGGATTTAGATGCGCCGCGAATAAAATCTACTTGCCCACCAATACCGGAATACAACTTTGTGCCAATGGAATCTGCACAAACCTGCCCCGTTAGATCAACTTCTAACGCCGAATTAATTGCTACCATTTTATTATTCTTAGCAATTATAAACGGATCATTTACATATTCTTGTGGGTGGAATTCGCAAACTGGATTGTTATCTATAAAATCATAAACACGTTTTGTTCCAAGAACAAATCCAGCAATTATTTTTCCCGGATGTAGAGTTTTCTTTTCACCATTAATTACTCCCGCTTCAACAAGGTCAATCATTCCATCTGAAAACATTTCAGTGTGAATACCTAAATCTTTTTTATCAAATAAATATTTCATCACCGAATCCGGAATTGCTCCGATGCCCATTTGTAATGTTGATCCATCTTCGATAAGATCTGCTACATTTCTTCCTATCTTATCAAATACTGCTAAAACTTCAGGTGTTGTATCAGGATCAACTTGAGGAAGCTCTTTAAGTTCCTCATCATGCTCAACTATATAATTAATTTTATTAATGTGGATAAAACAATCACCCAAAGCTCTTGGCATATGTTTATTAACCTGAGCGATAATTATTTTAGATTTTTCTGCAGGTGTTTTAATAGTTCCAACATCTACACCATAACTACAAAAACCATGTTCATCAGGTGGTGAAACATTTAGAAGAGCAACATCTGTATTTATTCTTCCGAGTTTAAAAAGCAGTGGTAGTTCAGATAAAAATATTGGTATAAATTCTGCTCGTCCTTCGCTTATTGCTTTTCGTGCATTTGCGCCAATAAAAAAAGCCTTATGTTTAAAATGTTTTTCCATTCCAGGCTGTAAGTATGGCAGCTCGCCCACTATCAAAATATGATATATAGTAACGTTTTCTAATTCGTCTTTTCGTCTTACCATAGCTCTAATTAATTCAGATGGAACAGCGCACCCAGGCTGAATAATTACGTTGTGGCCGGATTTAATTTGCTTAACAGCCTCATCAGAACTAACTAATTTTTGGTTGTAAATGCGCAGTAAATTAGTTGGTATATGATTTTTTGTCGCTATTTCTTCTGTTGATGTCATTTCAAATTCTCATTTCTAAAATTCAATTCATTTTCAAATTTATATATATTTTTTTAATTGCTTGAAAAAATATGAAGTCTTCTATACTCAAAATTAAAAGTATGTGCGATGGACTCATTACAACAATAACCATTATAAGTACATACACCTTTAGATAAACCCGGATCACCAAGTAATGCATTTGATAATCCATTTTCTGCGATATCCTGAATGTAACCAAGTGAAGCATTATTTAAACCATAACTTGCAGTGCGCGAAACGATTGCCGGCATATTTGGAACGCAGTAATGAATAACATCGTGCATTAGATAAACCGGATCAGATTGCGTGGTAATATGGCTGGTTTCAATACATCCACCTTGATCGATTGAAACATCAACAATTACAGATCCTTTTTTCATTTCTTTAACCATTGCTTCAGTTACAAGATTTGGAGCTTTCTCACCTTTAATTAGTACCGCGCCAATTAGCACATCGGCAAATTTAACGCCACGAGATATTGTGTAAGGATTAGCCATAACCGTTGTAACCTTTTTTCTGAAGTGCATATCAATTGAACGCAATCGATTTAAATCTTTATCGATAACTATAACTTGAGCGCCACGCCCAAGGGCAGCACGCGCGGCTGTAACGCCTACTACACCAGCGCCGAGTATTACAACAGCTGCAGGAGCAACACCGGTTATTCCACCTAAAAGTATTCCTCTACCGCCTACGGTAAAACTCTCCAAATATCTTTCAGCAACTTGAATAGAAAGCTGACCAGCAATTTCACTCATTGAATGTAATACGGGAAGTCGTTCTTCTTCTTCAATCAATTCATAACCGATTGCAGTAATTTTTTTCTTTAATAATTGTTCGATAATATTTTTTTTGCCTATTGCAAGATGGAGAAATGAAAATAAAGTTTGATTTTCCTGGAGCATATCAGCTTCCGATTCCGACAAAGGAGCAACTTTAACAACAACTTCTGCCCTTGCAAAAGCTTCTTCAGCGGAATAAACAATTTGTGCACCAGTGTTACGATATTCATCGTCACTAAAATGACTTCCCTCACCTGCTCCACTTTGGATATAAACAGTGTGACCGGCTCTTACTAAAGCATCTACTCCTGCCGGAGCTAATGCAACCCTTTTTTCTTCATAAAGAGTTTCTTTTGGTATTCCAAATCTCATTTAATTTTCTCTTTTTTTTGTTTCAAAATTACCAATGGTATGCAAGATTAGCAATGAATTGTTATTGATTTAAATTGGAGTTATTGCCCTTTTACCTGATAAAACTGCAATTACATTTTTTGCGGCAAGCAAAGACATTTTATTCCTTGCTTCCGTTGTTGCACTGCCAATATGAGGTAGAAGAATTACATTATCAAGAGTATAAAAATCTTTTTTGATATTTGGTTCACCATCATAAACATCAAATCCTGCAGCTGCAAGCTTTTTCTGTTTTAACATTGTTATAAGATATGTTTCATCAAGAATTTCACCTCTTGCGGTATTGATTAAAATTGCCGATGGTTTTAACAATTTTAGATTTTGTGAACTAATTAAATTTTTGGTTTTATTATTCAATGGCAAGTGGAGTGAAACAATATCAGATTTTTTTAGAATTGATTGGAGCGATACTTTTTTTGCGTTTAATTTTGTCTCAAGATATTCATTTTGAGAATTTGAATAATATATAATTTTACACCCAAATGAATATGCACGTTTTGCTACTGCAGTTCCTATTCTTCCCGCCCCAAGAATTCCGAAATACTTATTTCGTAACTCCATTCCTAAAAAAAGTTTTGGTTTCCATCCAACAAATTTTCCTCTTCGTACAAATTTTTCAGATTCAGGTAACTTTCTTGCACATGCTAAAACTAATGCCATCGCAATATCTGCAGTTGAATCTGTTAAAACATCTGGCGTATTTGTAACAACAATGGATTTGTTTTTTGCGTATTCAACATCAATATTATTAAAACCAACAGCATAGTTTGCTATTACTTTGCACTTCTTCATTTGATCAATTACTTCTTTATCTATCTTATCTGATAATAAAGAAATCATACCATCGCAATCTTTAATTTCTTTTAAAAATTCCTTTGGCGGAATAGGATTATCCTTATTGTACACAGAAACTTCAAATCCATTTTTCTTTAAAAGATCGATTCCGGATGATGGAATTTCTCTTGTTATAAATATTCGCATTAAGATTTACTTTTCACTATGAGCGTTTTTTAATAGTAACTTTATAGATTTTTCTGCCAATTCTTTTGATGAAATATATGAAGTACTACCAACATCCCTCATCCAACCATATTCACCAGGTTTTTTTACCTCAAAATGGTATGCCTCTACAGCCAATATGCTTGGTTCGTGTGCTTTGTTATCTTGCTTTAGTAGCTCGTAGTAAAGCTTCGACTCTTTATGAGTTTTATTGTTAGCAGATTGCATATGAAACTTGATAGAATATTTTCCACAATGAAGAGTGCAAGTTTTATGTATTAAGCGATAATTTATAGAGATACCCTCTTTGTCTTTTTCAATTTTTGTTTTAAAAATTTTAAGTTCATGAAACAAATCAGTTAATTCAAGCATAGAAATATCAAGAGAATTAACAGCATCTAGAATTATTAATTTTTCAGAATCAACATCTAAATTTTTATGCTCATCGGAAGCCACAGTACTTGGTAATTTTTCACTTGTTTTATGTTCAAATAATCTAACTCGCTCTTTAATAACTGCGGCCGCACCCTTTATTCCTGAGTCGCCAAGCCCTTCCCAAATTTGATCCTTGGGGACATATTTGGGAGCCGTAGGCGGATGATCTAATGGTATAAAAAGTAAAAAATTATACCCCTCTTTACCTGCTCGTTTTCTTATGGCTTGCTCCTCAATTTTAGTCCAGGGACTATTTCCCCATTTTTTGTTAAACAGAACAACGACAATCTTTGATTCCTTCCCAACCGTTTCCATAATTTTTAATTCACGATTTGGGCGAGCAATTTCTTCTAGCTTTTTTGAAAATAAAAAAGTGTTCAAAGAATCATATAACAAATTATTTATTTGGTCTGCTAAATGTTCATCCTTTTTTGAAAATGCGAAGACAACATCATATATATATTTAGGATTATTCATAATGTTATTAATATCAACAATGTTAAATAATGTTTTACAAAACTACGATAATTGTTTGCAAGATATATTTGATTTAGTTTGGATACAATGAAGGCTGCTCACGAGGATCTTTCCATATTAATTTTTCATAAGTACCTTTTTTAAAGAAATCTGTAATTTTTCCATCGCTGCCGCCAGTAATTCCGCCATCTGGTGCATCAAGAACATTTCCATTCATATCGTAAAGTATACTAAATTGATCACAACATTGTGCAGGAAAATAATAAACTATTTTATCATCATCTTCAGTTGAACAGTAAAGATCGTGTAAATAGTATCTATCTTAGCAGATGCCAGTATCCTTAAGTTTCTGGTATAATTCTTTAAATTTCATTTGTTGAGAAATTAATTTTTATACATCTAACGGCGTTGAGGCTCTCGTTATAACATTTTCTGAATATTTATTAACTGATAATTTGAAATTGGATATCACTTTTTCAAAACTAATCTTATAAATTCTTTTGAATATTACATCATTATCGTTTTCTTCCAGAAAGGCCTTCATATATAAAATAAATTTCTGCTTCCCATAATTGGAAATCAAATAATCAACAATACACCCAAATTCAGAATAAATAAATGCTTGTGGATATTCCATATCAAGTTTAATTTTATTTTCTTTGTCAGTTCCAAAATATTCTGGCGGCATAAAATTCCCATTTTTAATTAAAGAATATGTTTCTGCCTTTGTTGGATAAAAAGAAGTGCCCATTTGATTTGTGCTGTAAACAGCAATTCCCTCCAGTAGCCATTTTGGATATTTATATGCACTAAGAATTCCTTTGTTTTGGAATAATAATGAATGAGACAACTCATGTCTTAAATAAATATTCAAAGATATTTTGCCTATGTCTGCCTCTTTAACTGCCCAGGGTGAAATAACTATATTGCCATTATAAAAAGCACAAAATCTAGCATTTGATAATGAACGTTGTCTATAACTTTTATCGTCTTTAAATAAGAATAATTTGGGTTTACTTTTAAATTTAAGTTCGTGAAATTGCTCAACATATTTTGTTAGTGTATCAATCTTAGCGAAATCATCAAAATATACACCATCTTGTACATATATAATTGTATTTGCTAATTCGTGTTTATCGAAGCCTATAAATATTGGTGAATAAGGGAATAGCTTGCCCCATAGAAATAAATAAATAATAGTTCCAAAAACTATCGCAGCGATTCCAAATAAGAATAATTTAATTTTTATCTTCATTTCTTAGCGTCTATTATTAAAATGGTATAACGGCTTTGCGGCTAAGGCGCAGCCCTGAACAGGGAAATAGTTTAGAACATAACCGCTTTTGCATTTTCCTCTTAATTAAAACTGTTAACAACTTTTAGGACAATCCGTAACAATGTTATGAACAATATTTTTATATCCTCTTGCCTGCCCCGTCTCGTCCGGGACCTTGTACTTATGAAAGATGTTAGGCTTCTGAACTTTCTTATGAAATAATATTTAATGATTTCCACACTCGTATTATTAGATCTCTTCAATAAATTCATCATCAACAATTAATGGTTCATTCAACCATTGCTTTTTGATAGTTTCTTTTAGAAACCAAATTAATGCTTCATTAGCCTTCCAACTGCCCGGGCAATCAATACGATCAGCGATCATAAAAATACAGAGCAATTTTATATTAATTGTAGAAGTCAATTTGCGCCAGGCTTTATCTGATGGAGCCTGGCCTTTCTGAGTAGCAATAAACCAAGGCAAATTTGTGTCGTGATATTTGACGAGACTAACGAATTTATCATCAACGATGCCATATCGAGTTAACATCTCAACAGATTTTGCAGGATTGGCTGTACCGCTAATTTTGCCTATATCGTGGACTCTTGCCAAGTTTGAGAGGATTTCTTTTTCTTCTGAAGTGCAATCATTCTGCTCTGCAAGTTCAATCACTCTTTTTTGTACCAATTCTGAATGTTCGTAAGCATTTGCTGCGGTATGATTAATAGGATTGAGCGAAATTGACTTCATCTTTTCATAGTCATTACGAAAAATTTCACTATCTAAAATATCCATCTAATATTTCTTTCAAATTTGCCTAACGGCATTGCGCCTAACCCGCCGCCCAGAACAAGAGAGCCGAGTAAAAGGTAAGTTAATTAATTATCCCAAAGGGATCCCTAGGGGAAAACGAACACATCGAACAAAAACTATAAATAAAACACAATTTCAAAAATCTAAAATCCGCCGAACTAAAATGAAAGGCTGTCCTTATCCTTTGTAAGTTGGTATTGAGATATACGTTAATTTTCATTTAATGCATCTTTAATGAGTCTTTCTATGAATTGACTATACTTTTCTTTCATCTAGTTCTCTAAATGATGCTTGCCTTCCCAATCTTTATTTATTTTTAACAGTAAATCGGAAATCTTATAGTTCTCAATTATTTCAAGTTTAAGATTGTAAGTAAACTCAATTTTCTCCAAATACTTTATATAATCTTCTTCATCTTCCGAGAAATCCCTTAAAGACGATCTATCACTAATAAAAACTGGATCACCTTTTGCAAAACCCAAAACATTTATTATAAAATGCTCTAATAATTCGTAATGATCGGATACTATGTCGGTTGCAGCAATTTTGATTGGTTGATACTTTCCTGGTCTAGGCTTGAAACCTTGCATTTCAACAATATTGTTGAAATTAGTATTTAAATGTTCGAATGCTTTTTCTTCACTTGGCCCCAATCCTATAACTGCAAACCAGTTTAGTATACTATAATAGTATTTGCTTTCTTCTGGTACATCTTTTTGTATTTTCATTTGAAGTGGGTAATCTGAAATTTGCCAGTCCTTTTTAAAAAAAGAAAAAATATATTTATAAATTATTTTTAATTTATTCATATAAACCCTTTTATATTCTAATATCAATTAAGAAACAAAGCTTTCTCATTGTAATCGGTAATAACGCGCCAAACCTAACCGTTGCATTAACTAACCGCATTTTGTCTAAACTGCTTCAAAGTGAAATTGTTATCTACAATTGTGAACTAAAAAGATCCCGCACTTAACCATAATTGAAATCCCCCACTGGAGTTAATAAGGAGTATATAGAATAGCATAATATAAACATCAATGCGGTTATAATTTATAAATAATTAGGATAACATTCTCCTTTAGCTTGGAAATATGGATAGCGATTATTGAAAAATATTAATTACTTTATGGATCATCGTCTTCTTCTAATGGAAATTGTATCCACTCATAATTATTAAAAACATTGTTTTCTTCTTTATCATATTGTTCATTGAAATTATGGGTATGTGGTGCAGGAATTAAAATTTCATTTTTTGCCAATCCTTTGTGTTCACAATATTTGATTATTTTTTTATCATCTCCATAAATATAAATTATATTGTGATTGTCGTATATGATTCTATTATTATGTGTTATATCAATTACCCACAAATGGTGACGGCCATCTCTTTCAAAATACTCTTTATGATTATCTAAAAATGATTCTAGCTCTTCGTAACTCATTGTATTAGCTGACTGGTATCGTCCCTCCTCACGTCCACATCTCGATGCAATAAGTACATATAAAATTAAGAATGGACCTGGCCACTCTTTTGCAATGTCCAAAATAAATTGTATCTGATTTTTATTTGGTGCTGCAACAATTGTGGACCAGTCACTGTAAACTCTATGCTCATAGATATTCCCGTATATGTATTCTTCATACATATTTTCATATGTGCATTCTAAATCATCGTTCAACTTAGATATTTTATGGTCGTAAAATATTTCGTTCACTTCAATAGCCTACAAATGCTAATTCTAATTCAGTTGAAGAAATACATTTCTCAATTTTCTCAACTATCAATTCTATAGCTTTTATAACATCTTGATCCTCAACGGAATCTTTTATTTTACCAATTTCAGATAATAGTGTAAATAAAATATCTCCAGAAAATCTTTTATCATTATATAATTTGAAATTTTTAAAATTATTAAGGTTAAGCTTTTTTGCCTTTTTTAAAATTTCCTCAAAAATAGTTTCTGGTATATAGAGGATATCATATGCGCAGTCAAAACCAATACTATATTGCCAATCTATCTCTTCTCCTTTATTAAGAGCTAAAAACGCTACCGTCTCTTCCTTATTATATTTCGAACCAGATTCTCTAAATTGATCATTATATTTTCCCTTCTCCCAATATGTAAAAAACTCTTTCGCTCCTTTTGCTGCTCGTATAATAGCTGATTCTGGGTCGTTTTTAAATTGGCCAGCTGCTGAATTTCTAAAGTCATTTCTAATTTCTTTCTCATCTGGTTCAATTACGTAACCCCCGTGAATAACTACATAATCTAATTCCTTTACAATATTTAAAAATGAAATCATAAGATTCCAATCATCTATTTCAGAATATCTGAACACAATATTCTCAATTATTTCGTCCTCTTTCCATATACGTATATCAGAACCCCAATCATTAGCCGATACATATTCTTCAAC
The window above is part of the Ignavibacteriales bacterium genome. Proteins encoded here:
- a CDS encoding ATP-binding protein, with translation MIPIQHSLKTRILFVTGSVILLIMMLISLAILFQWRTILIEKEVNNAQSVVDAFTVPALDALIYAEQRELLKDDLLETYIDNYMQRVTSIIYIEIYDNNDEIVAGKDRNGLTSFSNDKTDDNLKSNKYKSIIYKSNDYGWLIDAYAPLKIAKKKWGVVKIGFDAEPIRGEINSIFFILLSLTILLSIVTLTVLYFLIDKVTFKLNSLVNQIDKIDFKSIEEIALTGSKDEIGFLINRFDDLLKRLKLSKQQLATAQKQVFQSEKLASIGRLASGVAHEINNPLNGIKNCLYSIQKEPNNIEQTTEYLSLINEGMKYIENVVKKLLGFAQQQTQITDSLNINEMIFNVYKLLEYKLKQKQTVVNMNLMEDIPSISADNQLIQEVIMNILINSYDATTEKGKITVVSGMKDEKHIFFSISDNGIGLDEKELDKIFDPFYTTKDPGEGTGLGLWVSLGIVENHNGQITVSSVPNKETTFTVILPTEVKYENNVS
- a CDS encoding HD domain-containing protein, yielding MDILDSEIFRNDYEKMKSISLNPINHTAANAYEHSELVQKRVIELAEQNDCTSEEKEILSNLARVHDIGKISGTANPAKSVEMLTRYGIVDDKFVSLVKYHDTNLPWFIATQKGQAPSDKAWRKLTSTINIKLLCIFMIADRIDCPGSWKANEALIWFLKETIKKQWLNEPLIVDDEFIEEI
- a CDS encoding D-glycerate dehydrogenase, translating into MRIFITREIPSSGIDLLKKNGFEVSVYNKDNPIPPKEFLKEIKDCDGMISLLSDKIDKEVIDQMKKCKVIANYAVGFNNIDVEYAKNKSIVVTNTPDVLTDSTADIAMALVLACARKLPESEKFVRRGKFVGWKPKLFLGMELRNKYFGILGAGRIGTAVAKRAYSFGCKIIYYSNSQNEYLETKLNAKKVSLQSILKKSDIVSLHLPLNNKTKNLISSQNLKLLKPSAILINTARGEILDETYLITMLKQKKLAAAGFDVYDGEPNIKKDFYTLDNVILLPHIGSATTEARNKMSLLAAKNVIAVLSGKRAITPI
- a CDS encoding serine/threonine protein phosphatase; its protein translation is MVAVIGDIHGCYFTLKNLVEKIKTKYPNISIYCVGDLVDRGNYSFEVIEFIKAQNIYCVIGNHDYMFYSNMRDPFSVMAKSWNYNGAETTLESYKDKLNEMDEHLDLIISFPLFYNLDDCFISHAGISKTLENKLPKNILSDDEKLKDVLNGDLFNQNSIIWTRGDLLNIGKLQIVGHTHRKDILFDEKANSLYIDTTSYGNNKLTAAIVDQNKLVEIISEKSCSEDVNRNWIQF
- a CDS encoding sigma-54-dependent Fis family transcriptional regulator, which encodes MKIMLVEDEKITRKTLTDILKKESYDVSSFGDGTEALSSLKNINYDVVITDLRLPGTNGLDILKFAKEIDPKTIVIIITAYATVETAIESLKLGAYDYLLKPFSPEQLLSILKHIEHLGKVLSENEKLKSRLELFEKKTIIGSSARVKTFLDMIKMIAPHDYTVLIQGESGTGKELCARTIHNLSFRKDKEFIAINCAVIPETLIESELFGHEKGAFTGAVKRHIGYFERANGSTLLLDDIDDLALPMQVKLLRVLQEKEISRVGSTENIPVDVRIICATKIDLKERVQQKKFRDDLYYRLNIIPIVLPSLRERKEDIPELLIHFLKKHGAEDKIPFLDENIYEILNKYDWPGNVRELENMTERIIALSPNQFLNTTVLDPLLNNIGNQETVSDSFTSYAGFDKYILSKEKEIINWALEKSGNNVTGAAKILKIPRTTLRSKMDKLSMEFLPEG
- a CDS encoding acetyl-CoA hydrolase/transferase family protein — encoded protein: MTSTEEIATKNHIPTNLLRIYNQKLVSSDEAVKQIKSGHNVIIQPGCAVPSELIRAMVRRKDELENVTIYHILIVGELPYLQPGMEKHFKHKAFFIGANARKAISEGRAEFIPIFLSELPLLFKLGRINTDVALLNVSPPDEHGFCSYGVDVGTIKTPAEKSKIIIAQVNKHMPRALGDCFIHINKINYIVEHDEELKELPQVDPDTTPEVLAVFDKIGRNVADLIEDGSTLQMGIGAIPDSVMKYLFDKKDLGIHTEMFSDGMIDLVEAGVINGEKKTLHPGKIIAGFVLGTKRVYDFIDNNPVCEFHPQEYVNDPFIIAKNNKMVAINSALEVDLTGQVCADSIGTKLYSGIGGQVDFIRGASKSEGGKPIIALPATTKNDTISRIVPTLKPGAGVVTSRGDVDYVVTEYGAVDLWGKTIQERAKALISIAHPKFRDELTKYAKETFYI
- the ald gene encoding alanine dehydrogenase, translating into MRFGIPKETLYEEKRVALAPAGVDALVRAGHTVYIQSGAGEGSHFSDDEYRNTGAQIVYSAEEAFARAEVVVKVAPLSESEADMLQENQTLFSFLHLAIGKKNIIEQLLKKKITAIGYELIEEEERLPVLHSMSEIAGQLSIQVAERYLESFTVGGRGILLGGITGVAPAAVVILGAGVVGVTAARAALGRGAQVIVIDKDLNRLRSIDMHFRKKVTTVMANPYTISRGVKFADVLIGAVLIKGEKAPNLVTEAMVKEMKKGSVIVDVSIDQGGCIETSHITTQSDPVYLMHDVIHYCVPNMPAIVSRTASYGLNNASLGYIQDIAENGLSNALLGDPGLSKGVCTYNGYCCNESIAHTFNFEYRRLHIFSSN